The following proteins are encoded in a genomic region of Candidatus Krumholzibacteriia bacterium:
- a CDS encoding protein kinase → MAIHVAIEGYDSLEQIGVGGMAAVYKARKISIDKIVAIKVLFPYLAADASFVDRFQREAKAAASIQHDNVVNVVDFGESDGSCYIVMEYYDGQTLEDLMKARPGVPVEVAAQILLEVAYGLEAAHKRDIVHRDIKPANIIYTRQGGIKIADFGLAKKSDSVSMITQHGKVIGTPAYMSPEQAAGRPVGPSSDIFSLGVVAYELFGRRKPFEGKTYSDVIEKIQTANPPAVDVVNPLIDPEFERVVTRMLAKDDRERPADAAALITDLEAAMEKSKIVRDRRRLSAYIEDPDGYDARSAEKAITQCLSRGTFYMQKGEDHLEDALLEFRRILFLDPTNERARKNLERIRSQREDAGKTVTLDAQGGDRVASGSSAARGAATQRSRARRGPRRAARGWMFAVGAVGVAGLVVAMLWAGRNPGAASSAAGRLLAPGPSAMNESSLDLAAVPQGEAALAAAESTRAEPDAVADSTRHDTRPAQKPVEKETLPVAAVTSGNDKTAAQPPAPGPQVTSGAKEKTPRKPEPARTGTLSVFFLGGVGEVTVNGKRFDHLPPFEGVVMPAGTYRIACRMSGEENPREIVVAIAPDRETVIEYEVGGEPVASFADQE, encoded by the coding sequence ATGGCAATACACGTCGCGATAGAGGGTTACGACTCGCTCGAGCAGATCGGCGTCGGCGGGATGGCCGCTGTGTACAAGGCGCGCAAGATCTCGATCGACAAGATCGTTGCCATCAAGGTGCTGTTCCCGTACCTGGCGGCCGACGCGAGCTTCGTGGACCGCTTCCAGCGCGAAGCCAAGGCCGCCGCGAGCATCCAGCACGACAACGTGGTCAATGTCGTCGACTTCGGCGAGAGCGACGGTTCGTGCTACATCGTCATGGAGTACTACGACGGGCAGACGCTCGAGGACCTGATGAAGGCACGGCCGGGCGTTCCGGTGGAAGTTGCCGCGCAGATCCTGCTGGAAGTCGCGTACGGCCTGGAAGCCGCCCACAAGCGCGACATCGTCCACCGCGACATCAAGCCCGCCAACATCATCTACACCCGACAGGGTGGCATCAAGATCGCGGACTTCGGTCTCGCCAAGAAGTCGGACTCGGTTTCCATGATCACGCAGCACGGCAAGGTCATCGGCACCCCCGCGTACATGTCGCCCGAACAGGCGGCGGGACGCCCGGTGGGACCGTCCAGCGACATCTTCTCGCTGGGCGTGGTCGCCTACGAGTTGTTCGGCCGCCGCAAGCCCTTCGAGGGCAAGACCTACTCGGACGTGATCGAGAAGATCCAGACGGCCAACCCGCCGGCGGTCGACGTGGTCAATCCGCTCATCGATCCCGAGTTCGAGCGCGTCGTCACGCGCATGCTGGCCAAGGACGACCGCGAACGCCCCGCGGATGCCGCCGCTCTCATCACGGATTTGGAAGCGGCCATGGAGAAGAGCAAGATCGTGCGCGACCGCCGCAGGCTGTCCGCGTACATCGAGGATCCCGACGGCTACGACGCGCGCAGCGCCGAGAAGGCCATCACGCAATGCCTGTCGCGCGGCACCTTTTACATGCAGAAGGGCGAGGATCACCTGGAAGACGCACTGCTGGAATTCCGCCGCATCCTCTTCCTCGATCCGACCAACGAGCGCGCGCGCAAGAATCTGGAGCGCATTCGCAGCCAGCGCGAAGACGCCGGCAAGACGGTCACCCTCGATGCCCAGGGTGGGGACAGGGTGGCGTCCGGCAGTTCCGCGGCGCGTGGCGCCGCCACGCAACGGTCGCGTGCCCGGCGCGGGCCGAGACGCGCCGCGCGCGGTTGGATGTTTGCGGTGGGCGCGGTGGGTGTGGCCGGATTGGTCGTGGCGATGCTGTGGGCGGGACGCAACCCGGGGGCCGCTTCATCGGCCGCGGGGCGGTTGCTGGCACCGGGACCCTCCGCCATGAACGAGTCGTCCCTCGACCTCGCGGCGGTCCCGCAGGGCGAGGCCGCCCTGGCGGCGGCGGAGTCGACGCGCGCGGAACCGGATGCCGTCGCAGACAGCACGCGGCACGACACCCGTCCCGCACAGAAGCCCGTCGAGAAGGAGACGCTGCCGGTGGCCGCGGTGACTTCCGGCAACGACAAGACCGCTGCACAGCCTCCCGCGCCCGGACCGCAGGTGACATCCGGGGCGAAGGAGAAGACGCCGCGCAAGCCGGAGCCGGCGCGGACCGGGACGCTCTCCGTGTTCTTCCTCGGCGGCGTGGGTGAGGTGACGGTGAACGGGAAGCGCTTCGATCACTTGCCACCCTTCGAGGGAGTCGTGATGCCGGCGGGAACGTACCGCATCGCGTGCCGCATGAGCGGCGAAGAGAATCCGCGCGAGATCGTTGTGGCGATCGCGCCCGACCGTGAGACGGTGATCGAATACGAAGTGGGCGGCGAGCCGGTCGCGAGCTTCGCGGACCAGGAATAG
- a CDS encoding FHA domain-containing protein, with amino-acid sequence MSQTPKQDSPNLDERLNEYRELLSQFEAVRDRLRRAEEERGSVPRRVYDKVRAEYDHQLDALRGQMTPLRAELDSFRNRYEALLRDENGALEAIEEELAEVTFRHKIGEFSDEQAASVRGEVEARLETARARIGGVRDTLAAMEDAAPVASAAEATETQAAVVEAAPAPEIEEPAPAPEAPRAAAPAPAPRPAPEPAPVHQPAPEPEPAPAPEAAAEVPAAPEPAPAPPAPAVEAAPATPAAAAPVDEAASRRPVLRQSAAGEKTRAGFENPHDWIDEFGRDQKRQSDAGARQAQPAAGSPPAPGVPAAPPSLVFVSGPHAGQSIPLLQTTLTIGREHDNNIEIKDADVARYHARILNDRGEYVVEDMASTTGTWVNGVRAERAALGHGDVIRIGQTEIAVDFEWASNSLERAGIDPTT; translated from the coding sequence ATGAGCCAGACGCCGAAACAGGATAGCCCCAACCTCGACGAGCGCCTCAACGAATACCGCGAACTGCTCTCGCAGTTCGAGGCGGTTCGCGACCGCCTGCGCCGCGCCGAAGAGGAGCGCGGCTCCGTTCCCCGCCGGGTCTATGACAAGGTCCGCGCCGAATATGACCACCAGCTGGACGCCCTGCGCGGGCAGATGACGCCGCTGCGCGCGGAGCTGGACAGCTTCCGCAATCGCTACGAGGCGCTGCTGCGGGACGAGAACGGGGCGCTGGAGGCAATCGAAGAGGAACTCGCCGAGGTGACCTTCCGGCACAAGATCGGCGAGTTCTCCGACGAGCAGGCCGCGTCCGTCCGTGGCGAAGTCGAAGCCCGGCTGGAAACAGCCCGTGCGCGCATCGGCGGCGTGCGAGACACCCTCGCGGCCATGGAGGATGCGGCCCCGGTGGCGTCGGCAGCCGAAGCCACCGAGACCCAGGCAGCGGTAGTGGAAGCGGCGCCTGCGCCCGAAATCGAGGAGCCGGCGCCCGCCCCTGAGGCGCCTCGCGCCGCCGCACCCGCACCGGCACCCAGGCCGGCCCCCGAGCCGGCGCCGGTCCACCAGCCCGCGCCGGAGCCCGAACCTGCCCCGGCGCCAGAGGCCGCCGCAGAGGTCCCCGCCGCGCCCGAGCCGGCACCTGCGCCGCCCGCGCCGGCCGTTGAGGCGGCCCCGGCGACGCCGGCGGCCGCCGCACCCGTCGACGAGGCGGCCTCACGCAGGCCCGTGCTGCGCCAGTCCGCCGCCGGGGAGAAGACCCGCGCCGGGTTCGAGAACCCGCACGACTGGATCGACGAATTCGGCCGCGATCAGAAGCGCCAGAGCGACGCCGGCGCGCGACAGGCACAACCCGCCGCCGGGAGTCCGCCGGCACCCGGCGTGCCCGCGGCCCCGCCAAGCCTGGTTTTCGTGAGCGGCCCACACGCGGGTCAGTCGATCCCGCTCCTGCAAACCACGCTGACTATCGGTCGCGAGCACGACAACAACATCGAGATCAAGGACGCCGACGTGGCGCGCTACCACGCACGCATTCTCAACGATCGCGGGGAGTATGTGGTGGAGGACATGGCCAGCACCACCGGCACCTGGGTCAACGGTGTTCGCGCCGAGCGCGCGGCACTCGGGCACGGCGATGTGATCAGAATCGGACAGACGGAGATCGCGGTCGACTTCGAGTGGGCGTCAAATTCGCTCGAGCGCGCCGGCATCGATCCAACCACTTAG
- a CDS encoding tetratricopeptide repeat protein has product MKAGLLALVMLLWVAPPALAADDGAPLEAVFVQANQAYEAGDYTAAIEHYEDLAARGVVNADLFYNLGNAYFESGELGRAVLWYERARRTDPRHEDARANLDLARSMLRDKQLVVEQSRLRAVLLAWHRETTVVESAALATGFYLLLCLLSILFIFRYEPRVNDFLRRMSIVSPGRLFGLAPGQDVALAMSVVFVVGSMFAGSSWVKIRDAREQTHAVIVAGEVSVFSGPSRDATVQFKVHEGTAVSVRESRPGWLRVDLSGDLSGWIDAGALERI; this is encoded by the coding sequence ATGAAGGCGGGTTTGCTGGCGCTTGTGATGCTGCTGTGGGTGGCGCCACCCGCGTTGGCAGCGGACGATGGCGCGCCGCTCGAGGCGGTCTTCGTGCAGGCCAACCAGGCCTACGAAGCCGGGGACTACACCGCAGCCATCGAACACTACGAGGATCTCGCCGCGCGCGGGGTCGTGAACGCGGATCTCTTCTACAATCTCGGCAACGCGTATTTCGAATCCGGCGAACTCGGACGTGCGGTGCTGTGGTACGAACGCGCCCGCCGGACCGATCCTCGCCACGAAGATGCGCGCGCCAATCTGGATCTTGCCCGCTCCATGCTGCGCGACAAGCAACTCGTAGTTGAGCAAAGCCGCCTGCGCGCCGTGCTTCTGGCGTGGCACCGTGAAACTACCGTGGTCGAGTCCGCCGCGCTTGCCACCGGCTTCTACCTGCTGCTGTGTCTTCTTTCCATCCTGTTCATCTTCCGGTACGAGCCGCGCGTGAACGACTTCCTGCGCAGGATGTCCATCGTGTCGCCGGGCCGCCTGTTCGGGCTCGCGCCCGGACAGGACGTGGCGCTCGCCATGTCGGTGGTCTTCGTGGTGGGGTCGATGTTCGCCGGGTCGTCGTGGGTGAAGATCCGCGATGCGCGCGAACAGACGCACGCCGTGATCGTGGCCGGTGAGGTGTCCGTGTTCAGTGGGCCCAGCCGCGATGCCACGGTACAATTCAAGGTCCACGAAGGGACCGCGGTTTCCGTGCGGGAGTCCCGTCCCGGGTGGCTGCGCGTGGATCTGTCCGGCGATCTAAGTGGTTGGATCGATGCCGGCGCGCTCGAGCGAATTTGA
- a CDS encoding Stp1/IreP family PP2C-type Ser/Thr phosphatase, with product MLTLEFASLSDRGKVRLNNEDACGHIVPATPAELAERGAVFVVADGMGGHRGGEIASRIAVRTILAFYAADGEQNRSQALAFAFREANKTIIEESVADSALFGMGTTCTALALHDGQAYFAHVGDSRGYMLRAGVIQQITNDHSIVGEMVRSGIITDEDARHHPKRNVITRSLGAQEDTAADVPTSPLAIQRGDVFMLCSDGLTTYLSDQDIATILSENEPDEACRKMVAMANAAGGRDNITVQVVVVRET from the coding sequence ATGCTGACATTGGAATTCGCATCATTGAGCGATCGCGGGAAGGTCCGCCTGAACAACGAGGATGCCTGCGGGCACATCGTGCCGGCGACGCCCGCGGAATTGGCCGAACGGGGGGCGGTGTTCGTGGTGGCGGATGGCATGGGCGGACACCGGGGCGGGGAGATCGCGAGCCGGATCGCGGTGCGCACCATCCTCGCCTTCTACGCCGCCGACGGTGAACAGAACCGTTCCCAGGCGCTCGCCTTCGCCTTCCGCGAAGCCAACAAAACCATCATCGAAGAATCCGTCGCCGACTCGGCGCTCTTCGGCATGGGCACCACCTGCACCGCGCTCGCCCTGCACGACGGCCAGGCCTACTTTGCGCACGTGGGTGATTCGCGCGGCTACATGCTGCGCGCCGGCGTGATCCAGCAGATCACCAACGACCACTCCATTGTCGGCGAGATGGTGCGCTCTGGAATCATCACCGATGAGGATGCGCGCCACCATCCCAAGCGCAACGTGATCACCCGCTCGCTGGGTGCGCAGGAAGACACCGCCGCCGACGTTCCCACCTCGCCGCTCGCCATCCAGCGCGGTGACGTGTTCATGCTGTGCTCCGACGGCCTGACCACGTACCTGTCCGACCAGGACATCGCGACGATTCTGTCCGAGAATGAGCCCGATGAGGCCTGCCGCAAGATGGTGGCCATGGCCAATGCGGCCGGCGGGCGAGACAACATCACCGTGCAGGTGGTCGTGGTCCGCGAAACGTAA